The DNA segment CTGGCCGCAGCTGCGTCTGCTCGGGCTCGAGCGCAACCAGGGCAAGGGCGCGGCCACCCGGGCGGGGATGCTGGCCGCTCGGGGCGAGCACCGCGCCTTCAGCGACGCCGATCTCAGCACCCCGCTGGAGGAGCTGCCCCGGCTGCGCTACCACCTCGAGGGCGATTGCCAGGTGGCGATCGCCTCGCGGGCGGGCGACGCCCAGATCGAGGTGCACCAGGCGCTTCGCCGCGAGCTGATGGGCAAGACCTACAACAGGCTGCTCCAGCTGCTCGTGCTCCCCGGCATCCGCGACAGCCAGTGCGGCTTCAAGGTGTTCACCGCGACCGCGGCCGAGGCCTGCTTCGGGCCGCTGAAGACGCTGCGCTTCGGCTTCGACGCCGAGGTGCTGCTCCGCGCCCGCCGCCACGGCTGGAGGATCGCCGAGGTGCCGGTGCGCTGGAGCCACCGCGACGACTCGCGCGTCAGCGCGCTGCGCGACTCCGGCATGGTGCTGCTCGACCTCATCCGCCTGCGGCTCTGGCGGCGCTGACCGGTGCGGGCTCGGGCG comes from the Candidatus Dormiibacterota bacterium genome and includes:
- a CDS encoding dolichyl-phosphate beta-glucosyltransferase, with protein sequence MLSLVVPSYNEAERLPPSLARMREHLDLSGEEYEVIVVDDGSSDGTAAAVERAAASWPQLRLLGLERNQGKGAATRAGMLAARGEHRAFSDADLSTPLEELPRLRYHLEGDCQVAIASRAGDAQIEVHQALRRELMGKTYNRLLQLLVLPGIRDSQCGFKVFTATAAEACFGPLKTLRFGFDAEVLLRARRHGWRIAEVPVRWSHRDDSRVSALRDSGMVLLDLIRLRLWRR